In one Buchnera aphidicola (Pemphigus immunis) genomic region, the following are encoded:
- the dnaK gene encoding molecular chaperone DnaK: protein MGKIIGIDLGTTNSCVAIMDGNKARVLENAEGDRTTPSIIAYTQDEEILVGQPAKRQAITNPKNTLFAIKRLIGRRFQDEEVQRDIKIMPFKIIKSDNGDAWLNVKNKKMAPPQISAEVLKKMKKTAEDYLGEKVTEAVITVPAYFNDAQRQATKDAGRIAGLEVKRIINEPTAAALAYGLDKSKGNKTIAVYDLGGGTFDISIIEIDEVDKEKTFEVLATNGDTHLGGEDFDSRLINYLVGEFKKEQTIDLRNDPLAMQRLKEAAEKAKIELSSAQQTDVNLPYITADSLGPKHLNIKVTRSKLESLVEDLVTRSISPLKVALKDANLNVSDIHDVILVGGQTRMPMVQKKVADFFGKEPRKDVNPDEAVAVGAAVQGGVLSGDVKDVLLLDVTPLSLGIETMGGIMTSLISKNTTVPTKHSQVFSTAEDNQSAVTIHVLQGERKRAKDNKSLGQFNLDGIQPAPRGMPQIEVTFDIDADGILHVSAKDKNTGKEQKIAIKASSGLNESEIKKMISDAEANTEIDRKFEELIQTRNQGDQISHSVKKQLSENKDKLDEKNKKEIQKSLDQLDQALQKEDKSEIENKIQKVLEISSKFMEKNQKKPQTNQSNTNHDSSNKKTENVVDAEFEEIKDPKK, encoded by the coding sequence ATGGGTAAAATTATTGGTATTGACTTGGGCACAACTAACTCTTGTGTTGCTATTATGGATGGCAACAAAGCACGAGTTTTAGAAAATGCAGAAGGAGATCGTACTACTCCTTCAATTATTGCATATACCCAAGACGAAGAAATTCTAGTAGGTCAACCTGCTAAACGTCAAGCTATCACTAATCCAAAAAATACATTATTTGCTATAAAACGTTTAATAGGAAGAAGATTTCAAGATGAAGAAGTACAACGTGATATTAAAATTATGCCTTTCAAAATTATTAAGTCGGATAATGGTGATGCATGGCTAAATGTAAAAAATAAAAAAATGGCACCACCTCAAATATCTGCAGAAGTCTTAAAAAAAATGAAAAAAACTGCAGAAGATTATCTAGGAGAAAAAGTTACAGAAGCTGTAATTACAGTACCTGCATACTTTAATGACGCACAAAGACAAGCAACAAAAGATGCTGGAAGAATTGCAGGTCTAGAAGTAAAAAGAATTATTAATGAACCAACAGCAGCAGCTCTTGCTTATGGATTAGATAAAAGTAAAGGGAATAAGACTATTGCTGTTTATGATTTGGGAGGAGGAACTTTTGATATTTCTATAATTGAAATAGACGAAGTAGATAAAGAAAAAACATTTGAAGTACTGGCTACCAATGGTGATACTCACCTTGGAGGAGAAGATTTTGATAGTCGACTAATTAATTATTTAGTTGGAGAATTTAAAAAAGAACAAACTATTGATTTAAGAAATGATCCTCTAGCCATGCAACGGTTGAAAGAAGCTGCAGAAAAAGCAAAAATAGAACTATCTTCAGCACAACAGACTGATGTTAACTTACCTTACATTACTGCCGATTCGTTAGGACCAAAACATTTAAATATTAAAGTTACTCGTTCCAAACTAGAATCGTTAGTAGAAGATTTAGTAACACGTTCTATTTCACCATTAAAAGTAGCACTAAAAGACGCTAACTTAAACGTATCAGATATACACGATGTTATCTTGGTTGGTGGTCAAACTAGAATGCCTATGGTACAAAAAAAAGTTGCTGATTTTTTCGGAAAAGAACCTAGAAAAGATGTTAATCCCGATGAAGCAGTGGCTGTTGGTGCAGCTGTACAAGGTGGTGTTTTATCTGGAGATGTAAAAGACGTATTATTATTAGATGTCACTCCATTGTCACTAGGAATTGAAACTATGGGTGGTATAATGACATCATTAATAAGTAAAAACACAACGGTACCAACAAAACATAGTCAAGTGTTCTCTACAGCAGAAGATAATCAATCAGCGGTTACTATTCATGTTCTACAGGGAGAAAGAAAAAGGGCAAAAGATAATAAATCATTAGGACAATTTAATTTAGATGGAATACAACCAGCTCCTCGAGGAATGCCCCAAATTGAAGTTACTTTTGATATAGATGCTGACGGTATTCTACACGTTTCTGCAAAAGATAAAAATACAGGAAAAGAACAAAAAATTGCCATCAAAGCTTCTTCTGGTTTAAATGAATCAGAAATAAAAAAGATGATTTCCGATGCTGAAGCAAATACCGAAATAGATCGCAAATTTGAAGAATTAATTCAAACTAGAAATCAAGGAGATCAAATTTCACATAGTGTAAAAAAACAACTATCTGAGAACAAAGACAAACTTGATGAAAAAAATAAAAAAGAAATTCAAAAATCATTAGATCAATTGGATCAAGCATTACAAAAAGAAGATAAATCAGAAATAGAAAATAAAATACAAAAGGTTTTAGAAATTTCTTCAAAATTTATGGAAAAAAATCAAAAAAAACCACAAACAAATCAATCTAATACTAATCATGATTCTTCGAATAAAAAAACAGAAAATGTTGTAGATGCGGAATTCGAAGAAATAAAAGATCCTAAAAAATAG
- the rpsT gene encoding 30S ribosomal protein S20, with protein sequence MANIQSAKKDAKKSFKNRLHNVSRRSMIRNFIKKVYAEIEKKNKAAAKNIFERLLPILDRYATKGLIHKNKAARHKSNLVLKINKLI encoded by the coding sequence TTGGCTAATATTCAATCGGCGAAAAAAGATGCTAAAAAATCTTTTAAAAATCGTTTACATAATGTTAGTAGACGTTCTATGATTCGTAATTTTATAAAAAAAGTGTATGCAGAAATTGAAAAAAAAAACAAAGCAGCAGCAAAAAATATTTTTGAAAGACTTTTGCCCATTTTAGACAGATATGCAACAAAGGGTTTAATACATAAAAATAAAGCTGCTAGACATAAATCTAATTTAGTATTAAAAATTAATAAATTAATTTAA
- the dnaJ gene encoding molecular chaperone DnaJ has protein sequence MAKKDYYQVLGVNNSSEERDIKKAYKRLAMKYHPDRNQGDKNAEKKFKEIKEAYEILTDSKKRAAYDQYGHAAFEQGTSSNSFHHSFSTTADFGDIFGDVFGDIFGNGRKQRARQGSDLRYDMELTLEEAVRGITKKIKIPSLQRCNICHGSGSKLGSSSQNCPSCRGKGQIHIRKGFFTVQQSCSTCQGSGSIIKSPCHCCRGTGRIEKEKILSVKIPSGIDTNDQIRLNNEGEAGSNGASSGDLYVQITVKKHPIFEREANNLYCEVPINFSMAALGGEIEVPTLDGRVKLKIPNETQSGKLFRIRGRGVKSVRSSTQGDLLCRVVVETPVNLNAQQRNLLYELGESFGGFKGERNSPKSKRFFDGVKRFFDELRGY, from the coding sequence ATGGCAAAAAAAGATTACTATCAAGTTTTAGGAGTCAATAATTCATCTGAAGAACGTGATATTAAAAAAGCATACAAAAGACTAGCAATGAAATATCATCCTGATCGAAATCAAGGAGATAAAAATGCCGAAAAAAAATTTAAAGAAATTAAAGAAGCTTACGAAATATTAACCGATTCAAAAAAAAGAGCTGCCTATGACCAATATGGTCATGCTGCTTTTGAACAAGGAACCTCGTCTAATTCATTTCACCATAGTTTTAGTACTACAGCAGATTTTGGAGATATTTTTGGTGATGTATTTGGCGATATATTTGGAAATGGTAGAAAACAAAGAGCAAGACAAGGATCAGATTTAAGATACGATATGGAATTAACATTAGAAGAAGCAGTTCGTGGAATAACAAAAAAAATAAAAATTCCTAGTTTACAAAGATGTAATATTTGTCATGGTAGCGGTTCTAAATTAGGATCTTCATCACAAAATTGTCCTTCTTGTCGTGGTAAAGGACAAATACATATTAGAAAAGGTTTTTTTACTGTTCAACAAAGTTGTTCCACTTGCCAAGGTAGCGGTTCTATTATAAAAAGTCCTTGCCACTGCTGTCGTGGTACAGGTCGAATTGAAAAAGAAAAAATATTATCAGTAAAAATTCCTTCAGGAATAGATACTAACGATCAAATTCGTCTGAATAATGAAGGTGAAGCTGGATCTAATGGAGCAAGCTCAGGAGATTTATATGTTCAAATTACAGTAAAAAAACATCCTATTTTTGAAAGAGAAGCTAACAATTTATATTGCGAAGTTCCTATTAATTTTTCTATGGCAGCATTAGGAGGAGAAATAGAAGTTCCTACTTTAGATGGAAGAGTTAAACTAAAAATACCGAATGAAACACAATCAGGAAAATTATTTCGTATTAGAGGAAGAGGAGTAAAATCTGTACGAAGTAGTACTCAAGGAGATTTACTGTGTCGCGTTGTTGTAGAAACTCCTGTAAATTTAAATGCTCAACAAAGAAATTTATTATATGAATTAGGAGAAAGTTTCGGAGGTTTTAAAGGAGAACGTAATAGTCCCAAATCAAAAAGATTTTTTGATGGTGTAAAAAGATTTTTTGATGAGTTAAGGGGATATTAA